A single window of Lutzomyia longipalpis isolate SR_M1_2022 chromosome 1, ASM2433408v1 DNA harbors:
- the LOC129786622 gene encoding cobalamin trafficking protein CblD-like: protein MSILLLKQIKFSANAAETAMLMGYLRRYSRKSDPKNIDSSYKIVKIRDFQDDGGPLGGEGGSLALFSPSRFYLPGSLGPAWLTQSTTISTNITLEDLVDFESKSSQKFHISCQKCPMLIRNTLKELFPTVPEATAPNDVALVTLTSPAETENNAKSFVLIAREICSRLRHSGHWADFINPFSGKPFYSFIGADLYTIDERFRGFGMKIEDTNQCRVISADDQITFSGNVFTNAPASLDIIRSLLDE, encoded by the exons ATGTCAATATTGTTGCtgaagcaaataaaattcagtgcAAATGCTGCAGAGACTGCCATGCTGATGGGCTACCTGCGTAGGTATTCCCGGAAGAGTGATCCCAAAAACATTGATAGCTCATATAAAATCGTGAAAATCCGTGACTTTCAAG ATGATGGGGGACCCCTTGGCGGAGAAGGAGGTTCCCTGGCACTATTCTCCCCTAGTCGCTTCTACTTGCCTGGCTCCCTGGGGCCagcttggctgacgcaatccaCGACAATCTCAACAAATATCACGTTGGAGGATCTCGTGGATTTCGAGTCAAAGTCCTCACAAAAGTTCCACATTAGCTGCCAAAAGTGCCCCATGTTGATACGAAATACCCTCAAGGAGCTCTTTCCCACCGTTCCGGAAGCAACTGCACCCAATGATGTTGCCCTTGTGACACTGACCTCGCCAGCCGAGACAGAAAATAATGCCAAATCA TTTGTTCTCATTGCCAGAGAGATTTGCAGTCGATTGCGACACTCAGGGCATTGGGCGGACTTTATTAATCCCTTCAGTGGTAAACCCTTCTATTCCTTCATTGGTGCCGACTTGTACACAATCGATGAGAGATTTCGCGGGTTTGGCATGAAGATTGAGGATACAAATCAATGCCGAGTCATCAGTGCTGATGATCAAATCACATTCTCCGGAAATGTGTTCACAAATGCCCCAGCTAGTTTGGACATTATTCGATCCCTCTTGGATGAGTAG
- the LOC129786604 gene encoding transmembrane protein 198, giving the protein MTAMNFVQSEEVAKIWPFLLQGVMDTSICPTSQPDMIEVLLWTTCAVFGFVYMMLGYRCLRAIGFLTGLAAGAGCVLWLQRHKTLLGSPGDSALAVAAGLCGAMLGSTHPVASALVSAIAGAIIAGATMVLCIATMPDHEFGEREIVVAVSGGAVIFAVMTLCCAKLITIISSSIIGSTMVLLSVDFFLHSLETVKWIVAIKPIAMPPPPCWGGVIMCSWPVTALVGILAQCFITAWRLDHKKRPQPYRRHLEAPITVRGVPDVPANRPPNPPARPRETREEARQRKFRYLYHIRTSRGDIISQNCASALQKHIQPHSGSSSEHSTHMTHLPDSVALDTKS; this is encoded by the exons atgaCAGCAATGAATTTCGTGCAGAGCGAAGAAGTAGCAAAAATTTGGCCATTTCTCCTTCAA GGTGTAATGGACACCTCAATATGTCCCACGAGTCAACCGGATATGATTGAGGTCCTCCTGTGGACAACATGTGCCGTCTTTGGCTTTGTCTACATGATGCTCGGCTATCGATGCCTCCGTGCCATTGGATTCCTCACAGGTTTAGCAGCAGGAGCGGGATGCGTCCTGTGGCTGCAGAGGCACAAAACTCTCCTCGGTAGTCCAGGAGATTCAG cTCTGGCCGTGGCAGCAGGGCTATGTGGTGCAATGCTGGGTTCCACCCATCCCGTGGCTTCGGCCTTAGTGAGTGCAATTGCAGGAGCAATAATTGCTGGAGCCACAATGGTACTGTGCATTGCCACAATGCCTGATCATGAATTTGGGGAACGTGAGATTGTTGTGGCCGTATCTGGGGGTGCGGTTATATTTGCTGTGATGACCCTATGCTGTGCAAAATTGATTACGATCATCTCATCGAGCATCATTGGCTCCACAATGGTTCTCCTCTCTGTGGATTTTTTCCTCCATAGCCTTGAGACTGTTAAATGG ATTGTGGCTATTAAGCCAATAGCAATGCCCCCACCACCCTGTTGGGGTGGTGTTATAATGTGCTCGTGGCCAGTGACGGCTTTGGTGGGAATCTTGGCACAATGCTTCATCACGGCGTGGCGTCTGGATCACAAGAAACGCCCCCAACCCTACAGAAGACACCTCGAGGCACCCATTACGGTACGAGGTGTACCGGATGTACCAGCAAATCGTCCCCCAAACCCTCCAGCAAGACCACGGGAGACTCGAGAGGAGGCAAGACAGAGGAAATTCCGGTACTTGTACCACATCCGCACCTCAAGAGGGGACATCATCTCACAG AATTGCGCTTCCGCCCTGCAAAAGCACATCCAACCACATTCGGGATCATCCTCAGAGCACTCCACACACATGACACACCTCCCGGATTCCGTGGCTCTCGATACGAAATCTTGA
- the LOC129786606 gene encoding protein sidekick-like isoform X1: MKYDVMILDIMKGFTIYAIIIFIPGVILTVGLADEFAEEFNSHISIETTTWVYSSSSPTSYADPYFDPMTLSNVTALVGKSAYLNCRVRNLGNKTVSWIRQRDIHILTVGSYVYTTDQRFQTVYHRESDDWTLQIKWVQKRDAGVYECQISTQPILSYFVYLSVVVPTATILGAPDIHVEKGSTINLTCSIKYSADPPAYIFWFHHDEVINYDSSRGGVSVITEKGDVTTSHLLIQNADLADSGKYSCSPSNADVASVRVHVLNVRAIISGEHPEAMQTASVGLSRNWISYILIPLGIFLVNVSYSSSIPQLRVRNI, translated from the exons ATGAAATATGACGTGATGATATTGGATATTATGAAAGGTTTTACAATTTATGCTATCATCATATTTATACCAG GTGTTATCCTCACAGTTGGATTGGCTGATGAATTCGCTGAGGAATTCAATTCGCATATTAGTATTGAAACCACCACGTGGGTgtattcatcatcatcacccaCAAGCTATGCGGATCCCTATTTTGACCCGATGACCCTCTCAAATGTGACAGCCCTCGTTGGGAAATCCGCTTATCTCAATTGTCGTGTTCGAAACTTGGGCAATAAAACA GTTTCCTGGATACGACAGCGAGACATTCACATCCTCACCGTGGGTAGCTATGTATACACGACAGACCAGAGGTTTCAAACTGTCTACCATAGAGAATCCGATGATTGGACACTGCAGATTAAGTGGGTGCAGAAAAGGGATGCCGGGGTGTATGAGTGTCAAATATCAACACAGCCAATACTCAGCTACTTCGTCTATCTCAGTGTTGTAG TTCCAACGGCAACAATTTTGGGAGCACCAGATATTCACGTGGAAAAGGGAAGCACCATTAATCTAACATGTTCAATTAAGTACAGTGCTGACCCACCTGCATACATATTTTGGTTTCATCACGATGAG GTGATTAACTACGACAGCAGTCGAGGAGGTGTCTCAGTGATAACGGAGAAAGGTGATGTCACCACGTCTCACTTGTTAATACAAAATGCCGACTTGGCGGATTCTGGCAAATATTCCTGTTCTCCATCAAATGCAGATGTTGCCAGTGTTAGAGTTCACGTGTTAAATG TTCGGGCTATAATTTCAGGAGAACATCCCGAAGCCATGCAAACTGCCTCTGTGGGGCTATCACGAAACTGGATCAGCTACATCCTGATTCCCCTGGGGATCTTCCTTGTCAACGTCAGCTACTCATCATCGATTCCACAGCTCCGTGTTCGGAATATTTAG
- the LOC129786606 gene encoding protein sidekick-like isoform X2, protein MKYDVMILDIMKGFTIYAIIIFIPGVILTVGLADEFAEEFNSHISIETTTWVYSSSSPTSYADPYFDPMTLSNVTALVGKSAYLNCRVRNLGNKTVSWIRQRDIHILTVGSYVYTTDQRFQTVYHRESDDWTLQIKWVQKRDAGVYECQISTQPILSYFVYLSVVVPTATILGAPDIHVEKGSTINLTCSIKYSADPPAYIFWFHHDEVINYDSSRGGVSVITEKGDVTTSHLLIQNADLADSGKYSCSPSNADVASVRVHVLNGEHPEAMQTASVGLSRNWISYILIPLGIFLVNVSYSSSIPQLRVRNI, encoded by the exons ATGAAATATGACGTGATGATATTGGATATTATGAAAGGTTTTACAATTTATGCTATCATCATATTTATACCAG GTGTTATCCTCACAGTTGGATTGGCTGATGAATTCGCTGAGGAATTCAATTCGCATATTAGTATTGAAACCACCACGTGGGTgtattcatcatcatcacccaCAAGCTATGCGGATCCCTATTTTGACCCGATGACCCTCTCAAATGTGACAGCCCTCGTTGGGAAATCCGCTTATCTCAATTGTCGTGTTCGAAACTTGGGCAATAAAACA GTTTCCTGGATACGACAGCGAGACATTCACATCCTCACCGTGGGTAGCTATGTATACACGACAGACCAGAGGTTTCAAACTGTCTACCATAGAGAATCCGATGATTGGACACTGCAGATTAAGTGGGTGCAGAAAAGGGATGCCGGGGTGTATGAGTGTCAAATATCAACACAGCCAATACTCAGCTACTTCGTCTATCTCAGTGTTGTAG TTCCAACGGCAACAATTTTGGGAGCACCAGATATTCACGTGGAAAAGGGAAGCACCATTAATCTAACATGTTCAATTAAGTACAGTGCTGACCCACCTGCATACATATTTTGGTTTCATCACGATGAG GTGATTAACTACGACAGCAGTCGAGGAGGTGTCTCAGTGATAACGGAGAAAGGTGATGTCACCACGTCTCACTTGTTAATACAAAATGCCGACTTGGCGGATTCTGGCAAATATTCCTGTTCTCCATCAAATGCAGATGTTGCCAGTGTTAGAGTTCACGTGTTAAATG GAGAACATCCCGAAGCCATGCAAACTGCCTCTGTGGGGCTATCACGAAACTGGATCAGCTACATCCTGATTCCCCTGGGGATCTTCCTTGTCAACGTCAGCTACTCATCATCGATTCCACAGCTCCGTGTTCGGAATATTTAG